The Methanohalophilus portucalensis genome window below encodes:
- a CDS encoding helix-turn-helix transcriptional regulator has translation MQSSLSDTIWLSEKRKRLLLLLMEGPRNIDQIKTSLNVTSKAMMPQIKILREQNLIIEENRVYRLSDIGEIIVKNMVPLLRTLGVIEENNDYWATRDLSSIPEGLDSRLGDIGECMVIEPDMNHLFDLPEEFSKNLIKSNKVMTIMAYFHPLYPDLYYELANNGVQIDLILTEPIYRRMKEEHTDKFRHIVEREHTNLYICNEVNLTSVVTDRFIYLCLFNKNDMYDHKKIMSFDASALQWGTELYKHFCQKSTMIEWD, from the coding sequence ATGCAATCATCATTGAGTGATACTATCTGGCTCTCTGAAAAAAGGAAAAGGCTTCTTTTACTACTAATGGAAGGACCCAGAAATATAGACCAGATCAAAACATCCCTTAATGTTACATCCAAAGCGATGATGCCCCAGATAAAAATACTCCGGGAGCAAAACCTAATCATTGAAGAGAACAGAGTTTATCGGCTTTCGGATATAGGGGAAATTATAGTAAAAAATATGGTCCCACTGCTGAGAACCCTCGGGGTCATAGAGGAAAATAATGACTACTGGGCAACCCGGGATTTAAGTTCAATTCCGGAAGGACTTGATTCACGTCTGGGCGATATAGGCGAATGTATGGTAATAGAGCCGGATATGAACCACCTTTTTGACCTGCCCGAGGAATTCAGCAAGAATCTTATCAAGTCTAATAAAGTTATGACAATAATGGCCTATTTCCATCCTCTGTATCCTGATCTATATTATGAACTGGCAAATAACGGTGTTCAGATAGATCTCATACTTACGGAGCCAATTTACAGGCGGATGAAAGAAGAACATACTGATAAATTCCGCCACATTGTTGAAAGGGAACATACCAATCTATATATTTGCAACGAAGTCAATCTTACATCCGTTGTAACAGATCGGTTCATTTATCTCTGCCTCTTCAATAAGAATGATATGTACGATCATAAAAAAATAATGAGTTTTGATGCAAGTGCACTTCAATGGGGAACTGAATTATATAAACACTTCTGCCAGAAATCAACTATGATAGAATGGGATTGA
- the mtbC gene encoding dimethylamine corrinoid protein MtbC: MSDAIVSCKKDQVLAAVEKARGELEAPDIIENGLAAGMNEVGTLFERGKLFLPHVMMAAEAMQAGVDELKDDMPEASEKAASVIVNGTVEGDVHDIGKSIVSTMLQTSGFEVHDIGRDAPVADFIAKIKETDANMVGISALMTTTLQGQKEVIEALEEEGLRDKVKVMVGGAPATNSWAKKIGADCYAENATEAVNKAKELLL, encoded by the coding sequence CTGTCTGATGCAATTGTAAGTTGCAAGAAAGACCAGGTTCTTGCTGCTGTCGAAAAAGCCCGTGGTGAACTCGAGGCTCCCGACATCATTGAGAACGGTCTTGCAGCAGGTATGAACGAAGTCGGTACCCTTTTTGAAAGGGGTAAGTTATTCCTTCCACATGTCATGATGGCTGCAGAAGCCATGCAGGCCGGTGTGGACGAACTTAAAGACGATATGCCTGAAGCATCCGAAAAGGCTGCCAGCGTAATCGTCAATGGTACAGTAGAGGGAGATGTCCATGACATTGGCAAATCCATTGTATCCACCATGCTCCAGACATCGGGGTTCGAAGTTCATGACATCGGTCGTGATGCACCTGTAGCAGATTTCATTGCCAAGATCAAGGAAACAGACGCAAACATGGTCGGCATTTCCGCACTTATGACCACCACTCTCCAGGGCCAGAAGGAAGTAATCGAAGCCCTTGAAGAAGAAGGTCTCCGTGATAAGGTAAAAGTCATGGTAGGCGGTGCTCCTGCAACCAACTCTTGGGCCAAAAAGATCGGTGCAGATTGTTATGCAGAAAATGCAACTGAAGCTGTTAATAAGGCAAAGGAACTTCTTTTATAA